One window of the Shimwellia blattae DSM 4481 = NBRC 105725 genome contains the following:
- the pepA gene encoding leucyl aminopeptidase, producing MEFSVKSGSPEKQRSACIVVGVFEPRRLSPIAEQLDKISDGYISALLRRGELEGKPGQTLLLHHVPNVLSERILLIGCGKERELDDRQYKQVIQKTINTLNDTGSMEAVCFLTELHVKGRSTYWKVRQAVETAKETLYSFDQLKTNKVEPRRPLRKMVFNVPTRRELTSGERAIQHGLAIAAGIKATKDLGNMPPNICNAAYLASQARQLADAYSTSLATRVIGEQQMKDLGMHAYLAVGAGSRNESLMSVMEYKGSSNPEERPIVLIGKGLTFDAGGISLKPGEGMDEMKYDMCGAAAVYGVMRMVAELQLPLNIVAVLAGCENMPGGAAYRPGDVLTTMSGQTVEVLNTDAEGRLVLCDVLTYVERFDPETVIDVATLTGACVIALGHHISGLMANHNPLAHELVSASEQSGDRAWRLPLGDEFQEQLESNFADMANIGGRPGGAITAGCFLSRFARKYNWAHLDIAGTAWRSGKAKGATGRPVALLAQFLLNRSGFNSED from the coding sequence ATGGAGTTTAGTGTAAAAAGCGGCAGCCCGGAGAAGCAGCGGAGCGCCTGCATCGTTGTTGGTGTCTTTGAACCACGTCGCCTCTCTCCGATTGCCGAGCAGCTGGATAAAATCAGTGACGGTTACATTAGCGCCCTGCTGCGCCGTGGCGAACTGGAGGGCAAACCGGGCCAGACCCTGTTGCTGCACCACGTTCCTAATGTCCTGTCTGAGCGCATTCTGCTTATTGGCTGCGGTAAAGAGCGCGAGCTGGATGACCGCCAGTACAAGCAGGTGATCCAGAAAACAATCAACACCCTGAACGATACCGGCTCAATGGAAGCGGTATGCTTCCTCACCGAGCTGCACGTTAAAGGGCGCAGCACCTACTGGAAGGTTCGCCAGGCGGTGGAGACCGCCAAAGAGACCCTCTACAGCTTCGACCAGTTAAAAACCAATAAAGTCGAGCCGCGCCGCCCGCTGCGCAAAATGGTCTTTAACGTCCCCACCCGCCGTGAGCTGACCAGCGGCGAGCGCGCCATTCAGCACGGTCTGGCCATTGCCGCCGGGATCAAAGCCACCAAAGACCTCGGCAATATGCCGCCCAATATCTGTAACGCGGCGTATCTGGCCTCCCAGGCCCGCCAGCTGGCGGATGCCTACAGCACCAGCCTGGCCACCCGGGTCATAGGCGAGCAGCAGATGAAAGATCTCGGTATGCATGCCTATCTGGCGGTGGGTGCCGGCTCGCGTAACGAATCCCTGATGTCGGTCATGGAATACAAAGGCAGCAGCAACCCGGAAGAGCGCCCGATTGTGCTCATCGGTAAAGGGCTGACCTTTGACGCAGGCGGGATCTCCCTTAAGCCTGGCGAAGGGATGGACGAAATGAAATACGATATGTGCGGCGCCGCGGCAGTATACGGCGTGATGCGCATGGTGGCAGAGCTGCAACTGCCGCTTAATATCGTGGCGGTACTGGCAGGCTGTGAGAATATGCCCGGCGGCGCGGCCTATCGCCCCGGCGATGTGCTGACCACCATGTCCGGCCAGACCGTTGAAGTGCTCAATACCGATGCGGAAGGCCGCCTGGTACTGTGCGACGTGCTCACCTATGTTGAGCGCTTCGATCCGGAAACCGTGATCGACGTTGCCACCCTGACCGGCGCCTGCGTGATTGCCCTGGGCCACCATATCAGCGGCCTGATGGCAAACCACAACCCGCTGGCTCACGAGTTAGTAAGTGCTTCCGAACAGTCCGGCGACCGGGCATGGCGCCTGCCGCTGGGTGATGAGTTCCAGGAGCAGTTAGAGTCCAACTTTGCGGATATGGCCAATATCGGCGGCCGCCCGGGCGGGGCAATTACCGCCGGGTGCTTCCTGTCGCGCTTTGCCCGCAAATATAACTGGGCCCACCTGGATATTGCCGGTACTGCGTGGCGCTCCGGCAAGGCCAAAGGGGCAACCGGCCGCCCGGTAGCGCTGCTGGCTCAGTTCCTGCTCAACCGCTCTGGCTTTAACAGCGAAGATTAA
- the lptF gene encoding LPS export ABC transporter permease LptF: MIIIKYLVRETLKSQLAILFILLLIFFCQKLVKILGAAVDGEIPTNLVLSLLGLGMPEMLQLILPLSLFMGLLMTFGKLYTESEITVMHACGLSNGVLIKAAMLLTLLTGIFAAINVMWAGPWSSRHQDQVLAEAKANPGMAALAQGQFQQSSDGGAVLFIESVDGSTFHDVFLAQLRPKNNARPSVVVADRGQLSQRKDGTQVITLNEGTRFEGTAMLRDFRITDFKDYQAIVGHQAATLDPNDVEQMSMRTLWQTDTAKARAEFHWRLTLVLAVAIMALMVVPLSAVNPRQGRVLSMLPAILLYLVFFLLQTSLRSNAAKGKLDPLVWMWLVNIVYIGLAVFLNLWDTLPMRRLRARFSRTGAV, translated from the coding sequence GTGATTATCATAAAATATCTCGTCCGGGAGACGCTCAAAAGCCAACTGGCGATCTTGTTCATCCTGCTGCTGATTTTTTTCTGTCAAAAGCTGGTGAAGATCCTGGGAGCGGCGGTTGACGGTGAAATTCCCACCAATTTAGTCCTTTCATTATTAGGGCTGGGCATGCCTGAAATGCTCCAGCTGATTTTACCCCTGAGCCTGTTTATGGGCCTGCTGATGACCTTCGGCAAGCTCTATACTGAAAGTGAAATCACCGTGATGCATGCCTGCGGGCTGAGTAACGGCGTGCTGATCAAAGCGGCGATGCTGCTCACCCTGCTGACCGGCATTTTTGCCGCCATCAACGTTATGTGGGCGGGGCCGTGGTCCTCGCGGCATCAGGATCAAGTGCTGGCAGAGGCAAAAGCCAACCCGGGCATGGCGGCGCTGGCTCAGGGCCAGTTCCAGCAGTCCAGCGATGGCGGCGCGGTGCTGTTTATCGAAAGCGTGGACGGCAGCACCTTCCACGATGTGTTTCTGGCCCAGTTGCGCCCGAAAAATAACGCGCGCCCGTCTGTGGTGGTGGCCGATCGCGGCCAGCTTTCCCAGCGTAAAGACGGCACTCAGGTGATTACGCTCAACGAAGGCACCCGTTTTGAAGGCACGGCGATGCTGCGCGACTTCCGCATTACGGATTTTAAAGATTACCAGGCGATAGTGGGCCACCAGGCCGCCACGCTGGATCCGAACGATGTGGAGCAGATGAGTATGCGCACCCTGTGGCAAACGGATACCGCCAAGGCCCGGGCAGAATTCCACTGGCGGCTGACGCTGGTGCTGGCGGTGGCGATTATGGCGCTGATGGTGGTGCCGCTCAGTGCGGTGAACCCGCGCCAGGGGCGGGTGCTTTCCATGCTGCCGGCTATTTTGCTGTATCTGGTGTTCTTCCTGCTGCAGACTTCGCTGCGCTCTAACGCCGCCAAAGGGAAGCTGGATCCGCTCGTCTGGATGTGGCTGGTGAATATTGTCTACATTGGGCTGGCGGTGTTCCTGAACCTGTGGGATACCCTGCCGATGCGTAGATTACGCGCCCGGTTTTCACGTACAGGAGCAGTGTGA
- a CDS encoding metal ABC transporter substrate-binding protein has protein sequence MRRVKIITPLLLGAILAAGSTASARAAEKFNVITTFTVIADMAQNVAGEAANVSSITKPDAEIHEYQPTPGDIRRAQGAQLILANGLNLELWFRRFYQHLNGVPEVVVSNGVTPIGITEGPYSGKPNPHAWMSPDNALIYVDNIRDALVKYDPQNAEIYRQNARDYKQKITATLGPLREQVAQLPEDKRWLVSSEGAFSYLARDLGLKELYLWPINADQQGTPQQVRHVVDKVRAHRIPAVFSESTVSDKPARQVARETGARYGGVLYVDSLSGPQGPVPTYLDLLNVTTRTLVQGISAGLKE, from the coding sequence ATGCGCAGAGTGAAGATAATCACCCCCCTGTTACTGGGCGCCATTCTGGCTGCGGGTAGCACGGCCAGCGCCCGGGCGGCAGAGAAATTTAACGTGATAACCACCTTTACCGTGATTGCCGATATGGCGCAAAACGTGGCCGGGGAGGCGGCAAACGTGAGCTCCATAACCAAACCCGACGCCGAAATTCATGAATACCAGCCCACCCCGGGGGATATCAGGCGCGCTCAGGGGGCGCAGCTTATCCTCGCCAACGGGCTCAACCTGGAGCTGTGGTTCCGGCGTTTTTATCAGCACCTGAACGGGGTGCCGGAGGTGGTTGTCAGCAACGGGGTCACCCCTATTGGCATCACTGAGGGGCCTTACAGCGGTAAGCCCAACCCCCACGCCTGGATGTCGCCGGATAACGCGCTGATTTATGTCGATAACATCCGCGATGCGCTGGTGAAATATGATCCCCAAAACGCAGAGATCTACCGCCAGAATGCCCGGGACTACAAACAGAAGATTACCGCCACACTCGGGCCACTGCGTGAGCAGGTGGCGCAACTGCCGGAGGATAAACGCTGGCTGGTGTCCAGCGAGGGGGCCTTTTCTTATCTTGCCCGGGATCTCGGGCTTAAGGAGCTTTATCTCTGGCCGATTAATGCGGACCAGCAGGGAACACCACAGCAGGTGCGCCATGTGGTGGATAAGGTTCGTGCGCACCGGATCCCGGCCGTATTCAGTGAGAGCACCGTTTCGGATAAGCCCGCCCGCCAGGTGGCCCGGGAAACGGGCGCCCGCTACGGCGGCGTGCTGTATGTGGACTCCCTCAGTGGCCCGCAGGGACCGGTCCCCACCTACCTTGATTTGCTTAATGTCACCACCCGGACCCTGGTTCAGGGCATTTCAGCCGGTCTTAAGGAGTAG
- a CDS encoding GNAT family N-acetyltransferase encodes MSTAALPALKIRPLAFADNADIARVIRDVSAEFGLTADKGYTVADPNLDALYQLYSLPGHAYWVVEQDGRVVGGGGVAPLSGADADICELQKMYFLPAARGQGMAKQLALHALEFARQQGFQRCYLETTAFLTRAIALYQQLGFEHIDGPLGNTGHVDCEVRMLKAL; translated from the coding sequence ATGAGCACCGCGGCCCTCCCCGCACTGAAGATCCGCCCCCTGGCCTTTGCTGATAACGCCGACATTGCCCGGGTTATCCGTGACGTTTCCGCTGAATTTGGCCTGACGGCCGACAAAGGCTACACCGTAGCCGATCCGAATCTTGATGCGCTCTACCAGCTGTACAGCCTGCCGGGCCACGCCTACTGGGTAGTGGAGCAGGATGGCCGGGTGGTGGGCGGCGGCGGCGTCGCGCCACTGTCCGGAGCAGATGCAGATATCTGCGAACTGCAAAAAATGTATTTCCTGCCTGCCGCACGCGGCCAGGGCATGGCAAAACAGCTGGCCCTGCATGCACTGGAATTTGCCCGCCAGCAGGGGTTTCAGCGCTGTTACCTGGAAACTACCGCATTTCTTACCCGGGCCATCGCCCTGTACCAGCAGCTGGGTTTCGAGCATATCGACGGGCCACTGGGGAATACCGGCCATGTGGACTGTGAAGTGCGCATGCTGAAAGCCCTGTAG
- a CDS encoding DNA polymerase III subunit chi: MKNATFYLLDHDNTADGLSAVEQLVCSLAAERWRQGKRLLIACDSEQQAIRLDEALWQRDAHSFVPHNLAGEGPRAGAPVELSWPQRRGTAPRDVLISLLAQFADFATAFQEVIDFVPYEESQKQLARERYKAYRVAGFHLTTATPPVPGTT, translated from the coding sequence ATGAAGAACGCGACTTTCTACCTGCTGGACCATGACAACACCGCTGACGGCCTCAGCGCGGTGGAACAGCTGGTGTGCAGCCTTGCCGCCGAACGCTGGCGACAAGGGAAACGCCTGCTTATCGCCTGCGACAGCGAGCAGCAGGCCATCCGCCTGGATGAGGCGCTCTGGCAGCGCGATGCCCACAGTTTTGTCCCGCACAACCTGGCCGGTGAAGGCCCCCGTGCCGGGGCACCGGTAGAGCTCAGCTGGCCCCAGCGCCGGGGCACCGCCCCCCGGGATGTTCTCATCAGCCTGCTGGCGCAGTTCGCAGATTTTGCCACCGCTTTCCAGGAAGTGATAGACTTCGTACCTTACGAAGAATCCCAGAAACAGCTGGCCCGTGAACGCTACAAAGCGTACCGCGTTGCCGGTTTCCACTTGACTACGGCCACCCCGCCGGTGCCCGGAACGACATAG
- a CDS encoding metal ABC transporter permease — MLTLLLEPFQFGFINQALLMVLAIALPCALLSVFLVLNGWALLGDAMSHAVFPGIVMAWMLGLPLSAGAFVAGLFCAVASGWLKDNSRIKQDTLMGIVFSGMFAAGLVLYIALKPEVHLDHILFGDLLGILAEDILPTLVITLGIIMILALKWRDFLLFSFDAQQARACGLAIGWLHYGLLAMVALTIVASLKAVGIILSVSLLIAPGAIALLLARRFSRALLLATGVAALVPVSGVYLSFFIDSAPAPTIVVLFALVFCAAFIVDSRRRGRGSS, encoded by the coding sequence ATGCTGACCCTGCTGCTTGAGCCCTTCCAGTTCGGGTTTATTAACCAGGCACTGCTGATGGTGCTGGCGATCGCGCTGCCCTGTGCGTTGCTTTCGGTGTTTCTGGTGCTGAACGGCTGGGCGCTACTGGGGGATGCCATGAGCCACGCGGTCTTCCCGGGGATTGTGATGGCGTGGATGCTGGGGCTGCCGCTCAGCGCCGGGGCATTTGTGGCCGGGCTGTTTTGCGCTGTGGCCAGCGGCTGGCTGAAGGATAACAGCCGCATTAAACAGGACACCCTGATGGGGATCGTCTTTTCCGGGATGTTTGCCGCCGGGCTGGTGCTGTATATCGCGCTGAAGCCGGAGGTCCATCTGGATCATATTCTGTTTGGCGATCTGCTGGGGATCCTGGCGGAAGATATCCTCCCGACGCTGGTCATCACTCTTGGGATCATCATGATCCTTGCCCTCAAATGGCGGGATTTTTTACTGTTCAGTTTTGATGCGCAGCAGGCCCGGGCCTGCGGCCTGGCGATCGGCTGGCTGCACTACGGCCTGCTGGCGATGGTGGCGCTGACGATTGTCGCAAGCCTGAAAGCGGTGGGGATTATTTTATCGGTCTCGCTGCTGATTGCCCCGGGGGCGATTGCGCTGTTGCTGGCCCGGCGTTTTTCCCGGGCGCTGCTTCTGGCGACAGGTGTGGCGGCGCTGGTCCCGGTGAGCGGTGTCTATTTGTCGTTTTTTATCGACAGCGCCCCGGCACCCACCATTGTGGTGCTGTTTGCGCTGGTGTTCTGCGCGGCGTTTATCGTCGACTCCCGCCGCCGGGGGCGGGGCTCGTCGTAA
- a CDS encoding manganese/iron ABC transporter ATP-binding protein: MSRPTAISARGVSITYRNGHTALRDTSFSLPAGSVTALVGVNGSGKSTLFKALMGFVPLGGGSIEILGMPTGQALRRNLVAYVPQAEEVDWSFPVLVEDVVMMGRYGHMGWLRIPRAWDRQIVTDALARVDMLALRQRQIGELSGGQKKRVFLARAIAQQGQVILLDEPFTGVDVNSEANIIRLLGELRGEGKTLLVATHNLATVAEYCDHCLLINATVVACGPTATTFTRDNLLRTFSDGLPGVLLSGAGQNGPSAREGV, encoded by the coding sequence ATGTCCAGGCCCACCGCCATTTCTGCCCGTGGTGTCAGCATCACTTACCGCAACGGGCATACCGCATTACGCGACACCTCTTTTTCGCTGCCCGCCGGCTCTGTCACCGCGCTGGTGGGGGTGAATGGTTCCGGTAAATCCACCCTGTTTAAAGCGCTGATGGGGTTTGTGCCCCTGGGGGGCGGCAGTATTGAGATCCTCGGTATGCCCACCGGGCAGGCCCTGCGCCGCAACCTGGTGGCCTATGTGCCCCAGGCTGAAGAGGTGGACTGGTCCTTCCCGGTACTGGTGGAAGATGTGGTGATGATGGGGCGGTATGGGCATATGGGGTGGCTGCGTATTCCCCGGGCATGGGATCGCCAGATTGTCACGGATGCGCTGGCGCGGGTGGATATGCTGGCGCTGCGCCAGCGCCAGATCGGGGAGCTGTCTGGCGGCCAGAAAAAGCGGGTATTCCTCGCCCGGGCCATCGCCCAGCAGGGGCAGGTTATCCTGCTGGATGAGCCCTTTACCGGGGTGGATGTCAACAGCGAGGCGAACATCATCCGCCTGCTGGGGGAGCTGCGCGGGGAGGGGAAAACCCTGCTGGTGGCCACCCACAATCTGGCTACGGTGGCGGAGTATTGCGACCACTGCCTGCTTATCAACGCAACGGTGGTGGCCTGTGGCCCCACGGCCACCACCTTTACCCGGGATAATCTGCTGCGCACCTTCAGTGACGGGTTGCCGGGGGTACTGCTGAGCGGCGCAGGCCAGAACGGCCCCTCTGCCCGGGAGGGAGTATGA
- the sitC gene encoding iron/manganese ABC transporter permease subunit SitC: MSVLLEPFTYQYMRNAMWVSAMVGGLCAFLSCYLMLKGWSLIGDALSHAIVPGVAGAYMLGLPFALGAFLSGGLAAGSMLFLNQRTRLKEDVIIGLIFSSFFGLGLFMVSLNPAAVNIQTIVLGNVLAIAPQDIVQLGIIGGVSALALALKWKDLLVVFFDEHHARAAGLCPARLKLLFFTLLALSTVAALQTVGAFLVISLVVTPGATAWLLTDRFPRLLGIAVAIGSITSFLGAWLSYYLDGATGGIIVVAQTLLFLLVFIFAPVHGLLASRRRARAGATHADPAA; this comes from the coding sequence ATGAGCGTGCTGCTTGAGCCGTTTACCTACCAGTATATGCGCAACGCGATGTGGGTCTCCGCCATGGTGGGGGGGCTGTGCGCGTTTCTTTCCTGCTACCTGATGCTAAAGGGCTGGTCCCTGATTGGGGATGCCCTGTCCCACGCGATTGTCCCCGGCGTGGCCGGGGCCTATATGCTCGGCCTGCCTTTTGCGCTGGGGGCGTTTTTATCCGGCGGCCTGGCGGCGGGCAGTATGCTGTTTCTCAACCAGCGCACCCGGCTGAAAGAGGATGTGATTATCGGGCTGATATTTTCGTCGTTTTTCGGGCTGGGGCTGTTTATGGTGTCGCTGAATCCGGCTGCCGTGAATATCCAGACCATTGTGCTGGGCAATGTGCTGGCGATTGCTCCGCAGGATATTGTGCAACTGGGGATTATCGGCGGCGTTTCAGCCCTGGCGCTGGCACTGAAGTGGAAAGATCTGCTGGTGGTCTTTTTTGATGAGCATCATGCCCGGGCTGCGGGGTTGTGCCCGGCCCGCCTGAAGCTGCTGTTTTTTACGCTGCTGGCCCTCTCCACGGTGGCGGCACTGCAAACCGTGGGGGCGTTTCTGGTTATCTCGCTGGTGGTGACCCCGGGGGCCACCGCATGGCTGCTGACCGATCGCTTCCCGCGCCTGCTGGGGATAGCGGTCGCGATAGGCAGTATCACCAGCTTCCTCGGCGCCTGGCTCAGCTATTACCTGGATGGTGCCACCGGCGGGATTATCGTTGTCGCCCAGACCCTGCTGTTTTTGCTGGTGTTTATCTTTGCCCCGGTTCACGGCCTGCTGGCCAGCCGCCGCCGGGCCAGAGCAGGAGCGACCCATGCTGACCCTGCTGCTTGA
- the miaE gene encoding tRNA isopentenyl-2-thiomethyl-A-37 hydroxylase MiaE, translated as MDYQALLSPIHQFLHCPTPRAWLEYARRPEHLPLLLTDHLICELKAAQTAMLLVRKYVADKAGSEALLNALRPYEAFAFRDGPQPDFAALHKQISKARMPVTDDPWGQQLIASMVLLIKEELHHFWQVREVMLARNIPYQKITASRYARGMLSEVRTHEPLTLVDKLICGAYIEARSCERFAALAPYLDAPLQKFYLSLLRSEARHYQDYLNLAQQISGVDLAGRIRDFGEREAWLISTPDSEFRFHSGVPVTA; from the coding sequence ATGGACTACCAGGCGCTACTTTCCCCCATCCACCAGTTTTTACACTGTCCTACCCCCCGGGCCTGGCTGGAGTACGCTCGCCGCCCCGAGCACCTGCCGTTACTGTTAACCGACCACCTGATCTGCGAATTAAAAGCCGCCCAGACCGCCATGCTGCTGGTGCGTAAATATGTGGCGGACAAAGCCGGATCAGAGGCGCTGCTTAATGCGCTGCGCCCCTATGAGGCATTTGCCTTTCGCGACGGTCCGCAGCCGGATTTTGCCGCACTGCATAAACAGATTAGTAAAGCGCGGATGCCGGTCACCGACGATCCCTGGGGGCAGCAACTGATCGCCAGTATGGTGCTATTAATTAAAGAGGAGCTGCACCACTTCTGGCAGGTGCGGGAAGTGATGCTGGCGCGTAATATTCCCTATCAGAAGATAACCGCCAGCCGCTATGCCCGGGGGATGCTCAGCGAGGTGCGCACCCATGAGCCGCTGACGCTGGTGGATAAACTTATCTGTGGCGCGTATATCGAAGCGCGCTCCTGTGAACGTTTTGCGGCGCTGGCGCCTTATCTGGATGCTCCGCTACAAAAGTTTTACCTTTCGCTGCTGCGCTCGGAGGCACGCCACTACCAGGATTACCTGAACCTGGCGCAGCAGATTTCCGGGGTGGATCTGGCCGGGCGCATTCGCGACTTTGGTGAGCGGGAAGCCTGGCTGATATCCACCCCGGACAGTGAGTTTCGCTTTCACAGCGGTGTACCGGTAACCGCATAG
- a CDS encoding valine--tRNA ligase: MEKTYNPQDIEQPLYEHWEQQGYFKPNGDESQESFCIMIPPPNVTGSLHMGHAFQQTIMDTMIRYQRMQGKNTLWQVGTDHAGIATQMVVERKIAAEEGKTRHDYGRDAFIDKIWQWKAESGGTITRQMRRLGNSVDWERERFTMDEGLSNAVKEVFVRLYQEDLIYRGKRLVNWDPKLRTAISDLEVENRESKGSMWHIRYPLADGAKTAEGKDYLVVATTRPETLLGDTGVAVNPEDPRYKDLIGKFVILPLVNRRIPIVGDEHADMEKGTGCVKITPAHDFNDYEVGKRHALPMINILTFDGDIRESAEVFDTHGCESDIYPADIPAEFQKLERFAARKAVVAAVDALGLLEEIKPHDLTVPYGDRGGVVIEPMLTDQWYVRASILAKPAVEAVENGDIQFVPKQYENMYFSWMRDIQDWCISRQLWWGHRIPAWYDNSGKVYVGRTEEEVRRENNLAADVALRQDEDVLDTWFSSALWTFSTLGWPENTDALRQFHPTSVMVSGFDIIFFWIARMIMMTMHFIKDENGKPQVPFKTAYMTGLIRDDEGQKMSKSKGNVIDPLDMVDGISLPDLLEKRTGNMMQPQLAEKIAKRTEKQFPEGIEPHGTDALRFTLAALASTGRDINWDMKRLEGYRNFCNKLWNASRFVLMNTEDQDCGFNGGDMQLSLADRWILAEFNRTVKGYREALDNFRFDIAAGILYEFTWNQFCDWYLELTKPVMNGGSEAQLRGTRHTLVTVLEALLRLAHPIIPFITETIWQRVKVIVGNTADTIMLQPFPQYDASQDDAAALADTEWLKQAIIAVRNIRAEMNIAPGKPLDVLLRNADADAVRRVNDNRSFLQSLARLDSITLLPADDKGPVSVTKIIDGAELLIPMAGLIDKAAELDRLAKEVVKIEAEIGRIESKLSNEGFVARAPEAVVAKEREKLQGYHDAKAKLIEQQAVISAL; encoded by the coding sequence ATGGAAAAGACATACAACCCCCAAGATATCGAACAGCCGCTTTACGAGCACTGGGAACAGCAGGGCTACTTTAAGCCCAATGGCGATGAGAGCCAGGAAAGTTTCTGCATCATGATCCCGCCGCCGAACGTCACCGGCAGTCTGCATATGGGTCACGCCTTCCAGCAGACCATCATGGATACCATGATCCGCTACCAGCGTATGCAGGGCAAAAACACCCTGTGGCAGGTCGGTACTGACCACGCCGGTATCGCAACCCAGATGGTCGTTGAGCGTAAAATTGCCGCTGAAGAGGGCAAAACCCGCCACGACTACGGCCGCGATGCGTTTATCGACAAAATCTGGCAGTGGAAGGCTGAATCCGGCGGCACCATCACCCGCCAGATGCGCCGCCTGGGTAACTCCGTGGACTGGGAACGTGAACGCTTCACCATGGACGAGGGGCTGTCCAACGCGGTGAAGGAAGTCTTCGTGCGCCTGTATCAGGAAGATCTTATCTATCGCGGTAAGCGCCTGGTGAACTGGGATCCGAAGCTGCGCACCGCGATTTCTGATCTCGAAGTGGAAAACCGCGAGTCTAAAGGCTCCATGTGGCATATCCGCTACCCGCTGGCAGACGGCGCAAAAACCGCCGAAGGTAAAGATTATCTGGTGGTTGCCACCACCCGCCCGGAAACCCTGCTCGGGGATACGGGTGTCGCCGTTAACCCGGAAGATCCGCGCTATAAAGACCTGATCGGTAAATTCGTGATCCTGCCGCTGGTTAACCGCCGGATCCCGATTGTTGGCGACGAACACGCCGACATGGAAAAAGGCACCGGCTGCGTGAAAATCACCCCGGCCCACGACTTTAACGACTACGAAGTGGGCAAGCGCCACGCCCTGCCGATGATCAACATTCTGACCTTTGACGGTGATATCCGTGAAAGCGCCGAAGTGTTCGACACCCACGGCTGCGAGTCTGACATCTACCCGGCCGACATTCCGGCAGAGTTCCAAAAACTGGAGCGTTTCGCCGCCCGTAAAGCAGTGGTTGCCGCTGTCGATGCCCTGGGCCTGCTTGAAGAGATCAAACCCCACGATCTGACCGTACCGTACGGCGACCGCGGCGGTGTGGTTATCGAACCGATGCTGACCGACCAGTGGTACGTGCGCGCCTCCATTCTGGCGAAACCGGCCGTGGAAGCGGTAGAAAACGGCGATATCCAGTTTGTGCCGAAGCAGTACGAAAACATGTATTTCTCCTGGATGCGCGATATCCAGGACTGGTGTATCTCCCGCCAGCTGTGGTGGGGCCACCGTATTCCGGCCTGGTATGACAACAGCGGTAAGGTCTATGTTGGCCGCACCGAAGAAGAAGTGCGCCGGGAAAACAACCTGGCCGCCGACGTGGCCCTGCGCCAGGACGAAGACGTGCTGGATACCTGGTTCTCCTCCGCTCTGTGGACCTTCTCCACCCTGGGCTGGCCGGAAAATACCGACGCCCTGCGCCAGTTCCACCCCACCAGCGTGATGGTGAGCGGCTTCGACATTATCTTCTTCTGGATTGCGCGCATGATCATGATGACCATGCACTTCATCAAAGATGAAAACGGCAAACCGCAGGTGCCGTTTAAGACCGCCTATATGACCGGGCTTATCCGCGATGACGAAGGCCAGAAGATGTCCAAATCCAAGGGTAACGTTATTGACCCGCTGGATATGGTGGACGGGATCTCCCTGCCGGATCTGCTGGAAAAACGTACCGGCAATATGATGCAGCCGCAGCTGGCGGAAAAAATCGCCAAACGCACCGAAAAACAGTTCCCGGAAGGGATTGAGCCTCACGGCACCGATGCCCTGCGCTTTACCCTGGCGGCGCTGGCCTCTACCGGCCGCGACATCAACTGGGATATGAAGCGCCTGGAAGGCTACCGTAACTTCTGTAACAAACTGTGGAACGCCAGCCGCTTTGTGCTGATGAACACCGAAGATCAGGATTGCGGCTTTAACGGTGGCGACATGCAGCTTTCCCTGGCGGATCGCTGGATCCTGGCCGAGTTCAACCGCACCGTGAAGGGCTACCGCGAAGCGCTGGATAACTTCCGCTTTGATATTGCGGCAGGCATTCTCTATGAGTTCACCTGGAACCAGTTCTGTGACTGGTATCTGGAGCTGACCAAACCGGTGATGAACGGCGGCAGCGAAGCGCAACTGCGCGGCACCCGTCACACCCTGGTCACGGTGCTGGAAGCGCTGCTGCGCCTGGCGCACCCGATCATTCCGTTTATTACCGAAACCATCTGGCAGCGTGTCAAAGTGATCGTCGGTAACACGGCGGACACCATCATGCTGCAGCCGTTCCCGCAGTACGATGCATCCCAGGATGACGCCGCTGCCCTGGCGGATACCGAGTGGCTGAAGCAGGCTATCATCGCGGTGCGTAATATCCGCGCCGAAATGAACATCGCCCCGGGTAAACCGCTGGATGTGCTGCTGCGTAATGCGGATGCCGATGCCGTGCGCCGCGTAAACGACAACCGCAGCTTCCTGCAGAGCCTGGCGCGCCTGGACAGCATCACCCTTCTGCCTGCGGATGATAAAGGCCCGGTATCGGTGACCAAAATCATCGACGGTGCAGAGCTGCTGATCCCGATGGCAGGGCTTATCGACAAAGCCGCAGAGCTGGATCGTCTGGCGAAAGAAGTGGTGAAAATCGAGGCCGAGATCGGGCGTATCGAAAGCAAGCTGAGCAACGAAGGTTTTGTGGCCCGCGCCCCGGAGGCGGTCGTCGCCAAAGAGCGTGAGAAGCTGCAGGGCTATCACGATGCTAAAGCCAAACTGATCGAGCAGCAGGCGGTTATCAGCGCCCTGTAA